One region of Sylvia atricapilla isolate bSylAtr1 chromosome Z, bSylAtr1.pri, whole genome shotgun sequence genomic DNA includes:
- the LOC136374325 gene encoding receptor-type tyrosine-protein phosphatase kappa-like isoform X1: MALRWMFLLLPLLLLLLVAQTPVKPYRNKHGKQQGKGKCKAPSGWDPKVQFNPKKDKYALNKVVQLSCAGEFVPSSPEIQCISRGAQMLWSETATCKKRCKQPQWDPQLQFSPNQTSYWVSEEVALRCFMNDTPPLATIRCAKGTSSKSRKVAWEMLNISGTWHRFAGNLTCTMAKCPKPQWDARLQFSENETEYPQNRELTLTCPKGLGLSFPEVKCTKEFQVMSSKTGVYVDAWWGRNSTGAWMRIKRDVLCTGCQRPPWDSRLQLAPDQENYEKDEKVNLSCPEGFQPSFTEIKCHSEFHVTTVYEEFWYGRNSSSDWLPIQSRVECIEMCRRPLWDPRLQLAPNQLNYKKNEEVMLSCPEGFQPSFTHVKCSSEVQSFTRGKPVYREVWTGRNSRGVWVRIRSSVECSEVLQVDPGSFEISSTSIKLNWTCRFPDACQGMRAMCRLSAPSSPPCEAEELNGEQMLHGQEGTFTCSPLQPFTQYSVTIDLPPNTTLFSWLFRTEEAVPDKPEELWLDPDRGSLRWNSLPSCKGNIIGYQLDITARNAGDSSVLETERLRLNDSVTEHRLPEHRPGSSYAVMLRGLTAAGAGAALIREFHTGSSDTPRPEGISCRSVRDVAPSQGTAVLPLRPIARPSEAAGEHQLIVATTHNASVIESICSGQPQLFNASTYLAAVLNLTAPTDFVLGDGSRGQGRHNAALRPGCDYTALLLLARPTPQAEKFTCVCYSFSVGQEPSSLLDRKLVVMALALTVAFLALGILLLFVVFRLKHNSSKASVKNSTIPLRGCQKDICKPNTQIPVEELLEALKMFKREEIETEQTDDESVDRHDAGLFREYQQLSSTLLHPCNAGKELCNQNKNRYNSIIPYDHCRVVLQPSDAGNEYINASYVDTYRSPHFFIAAQGPLAGTVVDFWHMVWQEKTSVIVMLTGLMEQNKIKCEQYWPEQERVYGDFTVTLNNTWTTTGLVKRIFCLQKAGYALPRAVEQFHYLLWPDHGVPRNPSQLLCLVEVVNKRVLEAPAGPVLVHCSAGIGRTGTFIALDFLLKMGRAEGKVDVFRCVQQLREQRVSMVQTKEQYSFLYEALLEGLLCGNTGVPVESIATLVRSLREDETSGYNRVLEKEFKALQRFSELFQLLPCREAEKPRNQPKNRKPGILPADSCRPILMSSVNADGSPAYINAVFASTYTEEDRIIITQLPFPTTLVDFWSLVWDYTCTSVVVLNQLQELDKTYVQFWPTEGEDDYGRFHVQLISEEPGAGFTTGTLVLSNRQQPKKSAVEIQLHQLTDWPMQQRLPPHPDTIIRLLGKVETHHRQSQDGHILVTCWDGASRSGIFCAASFLCEQIQSEGMVDVSQAVRMLKRRRRQFIKDVEQYGLCYELALSYLNSFETYGNFK; the protein is encoded by the exons GAAAATGTAAAGCTCCCTCTGGCTGGGACCCCAAAGTGCAGTTTAACCCAAAGAAGGACAAGTATGCTTTGAACAAAGtggtgcagctcagctgtgctggggagttTGTGCCATCCAGCCCAGAGATCCAATGCATTTCCAGAGGGGCCCAGATGCTGTGGAGTGAGACTGCCACCTGCAAAA AAAGATGCAAGCAGCCCCAGTGGGACCCACAGCTCCAGTTTAGCCCAAACCAGACATCTTACTGGGTCAGTGAAGAGGTGGCACTGAGATGCTTTATGAACGACACTCCTCCCCTTGCTACGATCAGATGTGCAAAGGGGACTTCTTCAAAGTCCCGGAAGGTTGCTTGGGAGATGTTGAACATTTCGGGAACATGGCACAGGTTTGCAGGGAACCTGACCTGCACCATGG CAAAATGCCCAAAACCTCAATGGGATGCAAGACTTCAGTTTTCAGAGAACGAAACTGAATACCCACAGAATAGAGAACTGACACTGACCTGCCCCAAAGGTCTTGGGCTCTCCTTCCCCGAGGTCAAATGTACAAAGGAATTTCAGGTAATGAGTTCTAAAACAGGAGTCTATGTGGACGCCTGGTGGGGCAGGAACAGCACAGGTGCCTGGATGCGCATTAAGAGAGATGTCCTGTGTACGG GGTGCCAAAGGCCCCCGTGGGACTCCAGACTCCAACTGGCACCAGACCAGGAGAACTATGAGAAGGACGAGAAAGTGAATCTGAGCTGCCCTGAAGGTTTCCAGCCATCCTTCACTGAAATCAAATGTCACAGTGAATTCCATGTGACAACTGTGTATGAAGAATTTTGGTATGGAAGAAACTCCAGCAGTGACTGGCTCCCCATTCAGTCCAGAGTGGAGTGCATCG AAATGTGTAGAAGGCCCCTGTGGGACCCCAGACTCCAGCTGGCACCAAACCAGTTGAATTATAAGAAGAATGAAGAAGTGATGCTGAGCTGCCCTGAAGGTTTCCAGCCATCCTTCACCCATGTCAAATGTTCGAGTGAAGTCCAGTCCTTTACTCGTGGGAAACCTGTATACAGAGAAGTCTGGACTGGAAGAAACTCCAGAGGTGTCTGGGTCCGCATCCGGTCCAGTGTGGAGTGCAGTG AAGTCCTCCAGGTTGACCCTGGCAGCTTTGAGATTTCCAGCACCAGCATCAAACTGAACTGGACCTGCAGGTTCCCTGATGCCTGCCAGGGCATGAGGGCCATGTGCCGGCTGTCAGcgccttcctcccctccctgtgaGGCTGAGGAGCTGAATGGAGAGCAGATGTTACATGGCCAGGAGGGAACATTCACCTGCTCCCCTTTGCAGCCCTTCACTCAGTACAGTGTCACCATCGACTTGCCCCCCAACACAACCCTTTTCTCATGGTTGTTCAGGACAGAGGAAGCAG TGCCAGACAAACcggaggagctgtggctggatcCCGACAGGGGCTCTCTCAGGTGGAACTCGCTGCCCTCTTGCAAGGGGAACATCATCGGATACCAG CTGGACATCACGGCCAGGAACGCAGGCGACAGCAGCGTGCTGGAGACGGAGCGGCTGCGGCTCAATGACTCCGTCACTGAGCACCGGCTGCCGGAGCACAGGCCTGGCAGCAGCTACGCCGTGATGCTCCGGGGACTGACGGCTGccggcgccggggccgcgctgaTCAGGGAGTTTCACACCGGCAGCTCCG ACACGCCGCGCCCCGAGGGCATCAGCTGCCGCAGCGTCCGCGACGTCGCCCCGTCCCAAGGGACGGCCGTGCTTCCCCTGCGCCCCATCGCCCGTCCCTCTGAGGCGGCCGG GGAGCACCAGCTGATCGTGGCCACCACGCACAACGCCTCGGTGATCGAGAGCATCTGCtcggggcagccacagctcttcaACGCCAGCACGTACCTGGCCGCTGTGCTCAACCTCACGGCCCCCACGGACTTCGTGCTGGGCGACGGGAGCCGCGGGCAGGGCCGGCACAACGCTGCACTGCGCCCGGGCTGCGACTACAcggccctgctgctcctcgcCCGCCCCACGCCGCAG GCAGAGAAGTTCACCTGTGTCTGCTACAGCTTCTCTGTTG GGCAGGAGCCATCATCCCTGCTGGACAGGAAGCTGGTGGTTATGGCATTAGCACTGACTGTTGCATTCCTGGCACTGGGGATTTTGCTACTTTTTGTAGTCTTCAG GCTAAAGCACAACAGTTCAAAAGCCTCAGTGAAGAACAGCACTATACCCCTGAGAGGATGTCAAAAAG ATATATGCAAGCCAAATACACAGATCCCAGTGGAGGAACTGCTGGAGGCTCTGAAGATGTTTAAGAGGGAAGAAATAGAGACAGAGCAGACAGATGATGAATCAGTCGACAGGCATGATGCTGGGCTCTTTAGAGAATATCAG caaTTGTCCTCCACTTTGTTGCACCCCTGCAATGCTGGGAAGGAGCTATGTAATCAAAACAAGAACCGCTACAACAGCATCATCCCAT atGATCACTGTCgtgtggtgctgcagccctctgATGCTGGGAATGAGTACATCAACGCCAGCTATGTGGAT ACCTACAGAAGTCCACACTTCTTCATTGCAGCTCAAG GCCCCTTGGCTGGGACAGTGGTGGATTTCTGGCACATGGTTTGGCAGGAGAAGACCTCAGTCATTGTGATGCTGACAGGTTTGATGGAGCAGAACAAG ATCAAGTGTGAGCAGTATTGGCCAGAGCAGGAGCGGGTCTACGGTGACTTCACTGTGACACTCAACAACACCTGGACCACCACAGGCCTTGTCAAACGCATCTTCTGCCTGCAGAAG GCAGGCTATGCTCTCCCAAGAGCAGTGGAGCAGTTTCACTACCTGCTGTGGCCAGACCATGGGGTGCCCAGAAACCCgtcccagctcctgtgcttGGTGGAGGTGGTGAACAAGAGGGTGTTGGAAGCACCTGCTGGACCCGTGCTGGTGCACTGCAG TGCAGGCATTGGGCGCACAGGTACCTTCATCGCCCTGGACTTCCTCTTGAAgatgggaagggctgagggaaaAGTGGATGTGTTTCgctgtgtgcagcagctgcGGGAGCAGCGGGTCAGCATGGTGCAGACCAAG GAGCAGTACAGCTTCCTGTACGAGGCGCTTCTCGAAGGCTTGCTCTGCGGCAACACGGGGGTCCCGGTGGAGAGCATCGCCACCCTTGTCCGCTCCCTTCGAGAAGATGAGACCTCGGGCTACAACCGTGTCCTAGAGAAGGAGTTCAAG GCCCTGCAGAGATTTTCTGAGTtgttccagctcctgccatgcagagaagcagagaaaccCAGAAACCAGCCCAAGAACCGCAAGCCAGGGATCCTGCCAG CGGATTCCTGCCGGCCCATCCTGATGTCCTCGGTGAACGCAGACGGCTCGCCAGCTTACATCAACGCCGTGTTTGCCAGC ACATACACCGAGGAGGACAGAATCATCATCACCCAGCTGCCTTTCCCTACCACGCTGGTGGATTTCTGGTCTCTGGTCTGGGATTACACTTGCACATCGGTAGTTGTGTTGAATCAACTCCAGGAGCTGGACAAG aCATACGTGCAGTTCTGGCCCACTGAGGGCGAAGATGACTACGGCCGTTTCCATGTCCAGCTGATCTCAGAGGAGCCTGGGGCTGGCTTCACAACCGGGACACTTGTCCTCAGCAACAGGCAGCAG CCCAAGAAATCTGCAGTGGAAATTCAGTTACATCAACTGACAGACTGGCCCATGCAGCAGCGTCTTCCTCCACACCCTGACACCATCATCAGGTTGCTAGGGAAGGTGGAGACACACCATCGGCAGAGCCAAGATGGACATATCCTTGTCACTTGCTG GGATGGAGCCAGCCGGAGTGGGATCTTCTGTGCTGCTAGTTTCCTGTGTGAGCAGATCCAAAGTGAGGGGATGGTGGATGTATCCCAGGCTGTGAGGATGCTGAAGAGGAGGCGGAGACAGTTCATTAAAGATGTG GAACAGTATGGGCTCTGCTATGAACTAGCCCTCAGTTACTTGAATTCATTTGAAACCTATGGGAATTTCAAGTAA
- the LOC136374325 gene encoding receptor-type tyrosine-protein phosphatase kappa-like isoform X2 has translation MALRWMFLLLPLLLLLLVAQTPVKPYRNKHGKQQGKERCKQPQWDPQLQFSPNQTSYWVSEEVALRCFMNDTPPLATIRCAKGTSSKSRKVAWEMLNISGTWHRFAGNLTCTMAKCPKPQWDARLQFSENETEYPQNRELTLTCPKGLGLSFPEVKCTKEFQVMSSKTGVYVDAWWGRNSTGAWMRIKRDVLCTGCQRPPWDSRLQLAPDQENYEKDEKVNLSCPEGFQPSFTEIKCHSEFHVTTVYEEFWYGRNSSSDWLPIQSRVECIEMCRRPLWDPRLQLAPNQLNYKKNEEVMLSCPEGFQPSFTHVKCSSEVQSFTRGKPVYREVWTGRNSRGVWVRIRSSVECSEVLQVDPGSFEISSTSIKLNWTCRFPDACQGMRAMCRLSAPSSPPCEAEELNGEQMLHGQEGTFTCSPLQPFTQYSVTIDLPPNTTLFSWLFRTEEAVPDKPEELWLDPDRGSLRWNSLPSCKGNIIGYQLDITARNAGDSSVLETERLRLNDSVTEHRLPEHRPGSSYAVMLRGLTAAGAGAALIREFHTGSSDTPRPEGISCRSVRDVAPSQGTAVLPLRPIARPSEAAGEHQLIVATTHNASVIESICSGQPQLFNASTYLAAVLNLTAPTDFVLGDGSRGQGRHNAALRPGCDYTALLLLARPTPQAEKFTCVCYSFSVGQEPSSLLDRKLVVMALALTVAFLALGILLLFVVFRLKHNSSKASVKNSTIPLRGCQKDICKPNTQIPVEELLEALKMFKREEIETEQTDDESVDRHDAGLFREYQQLSSTLLHPCNAGKELCNQNKNRYNSIIPYDHCRVVLQPSDAGNEYINASYVDTYRSPHFFIAAQGPLAGTVVDFWHMVWQEKTSVIVMLTGLMEQNKIKCEQYWPEQERVYGDFTVTLNNTWTTTGLVKRIFCLQKAGYALPRAVEQFHYLLWPDHGVPRNPSQLLCLVEVVNKRVLEAPAGPVLVHCSAGIGRTGTFIALDFLLKMGRAEGKVDVFRCVQQLREQRVSMVQTKEQYSFLYEALLEGLLCGNTGVPVESIATLVRSLREDETSGYNRVLEKEFKALQRFSELFQLLPCREAEKPRNQPKNRKPGILPADSCRPILMSSVNADGSPAYINAVFASTYTEEDRIIITQLPFPTTLVDFWSLVWDYTCTSVVVLNQLQELDKTYVQFWPTEGEDDYGRFHVQLISEEPGAGFTTGTLVLSNRQQPKKSAVEIQLHQLTDWPMQQRLPPHPDTIIRLLGKVETHHRQSQDGHILVTCWDGASRSGIFCAASFLCEQIQSEGMVDVSQAVRMLKRRRRQFIKDVEQYGLCYELALSYLNSFETYGNFK, from the exons AAAGATGCAAGCAGCCCCAGTGGGACCCACAGCTCCAGTTTAGCCCAAACCAGACATCTTACTGGGTCAGTGAAGAGGTGGCACTGAGATGCTTTATGAACGACACTCCTCCCCTTGCTACGATCAGATGTGCAAAGGGGACTTCTTCAAAGTCCCGGAAGGTTGCTTGGGAGATGTTGAACATTTCGGGAACATGGCACAGGTTTGCAGGGAACCTGACCTGCACCATGG CAAAATGCCCAAAACCTCAATGGGATGCAAGACTTCAGTTTTCAGAGAACGAAACTGAATACCCACAGAATAGAGAACTGACACTGACCTGCCCCAAAGGTCTTGGGCTCTCCTTCCCCGAGGTCAAATGTACAAAGGAATTTCAGGTAATGAGTTCTAAAACAGGAGTCTATGTGGACGCCTGGTGGGGCAGGAACAGCACAGGTGCCTGGATGCGCATTAAGAGAGATGTCCTGTGTACGG GGTGCCAAAGGCCCCCGTGGGACTCCAGACTCCAACTGGCACCAGACCAGGAGAACTATGAGAAGGACGAGAAAGTGAATCTGAGCTGCCCTGAAGGTTTCCAGCCATCCTTCACTGAAATCAAATGTCACAGTGAATTCCATGTGACAACTGTGTATGAAGAATTTTGGTATGGAAGAAACTCCAGCAGTGACTGGCTCCCCATTCAGTCCAGAGTGGAGTGCATCG AAATGTGTAGAAGGCCCCTGTGGGACCCCAGACTCCAGCTGGCACCAAACCAGTTGAATTATAAGAAGAATGAAGAAGTGATGCTGAGCTGCCCTGAAGGTTTCCAGCCATCCTTCACCCATGTCAAATGTTCGAGTGAAGTCCAGTCCTTTACTCGTGGGAAACCTGTATACAGAGAAGTCTGGACTGGAAGAAACTCCAGAGGTGTCTGGGTCCGCATCCGGTCCAGTGTGGAGTGCAGTG AAGTCCTCCAGGTTGACCCTGGCAGCTTTGAGATTTCCAGCACCAGCATCAAACTGAACTGGACCTGCAGGTTCCCTGATGCCTGCCAGGGCATGAGGGCCATGTGCCGGCTGTCAGcgccttcctcccctccctgtgaGGCTGAGGAGCTGAATGGAGAGCAGATGTTACATGGCCAGGAGGGAACATTCACCTGCTCCCCTTTGCAGCCCTTCACTCAGTACAGTGTCACCATCGACTTGCCCCCCAACACAACCCTTTTCTCATGGTTGTTCAGGACAGAGGAAGCAG TGCCAGACAAACcggaggagctgtggctggatcCCGACAGGGGCTCTCTCAGGTGGAACTCGCTGCCCTCTTGCAAGGGGAACATCATCGGATACCAG CTGGACATCACGGCCAGGAACGCAGGCGACAGCAGCGTGCTGGAGACGGAGCGGCTGCGGCTCAATGACTCCGTCACTGAGCACCGGCTGCCGGAGCACAGGCCTGGCAGCAGCTACGCCGTGATGCTCCGGGGACTGACGGCTGccggcgccggggccgcgctgaTCAGGGAGTTTCACACCGGCAGCTCCG ACACGCCGCGCCCCGAGGGCATCAGCTGCCGCAGCGTCCGCGACGTCGCCCCGTCCCAAGGGACGGCCGTGCTTCCCCTGCGCCCCATCGCCCGTCCCTCTGAGGCGGCCGG GGAGCACCAGCTGATCGTGGCCACCACGCACAACGCCTCGGTGATCGAGAGCATCTGCtcggggcagccacagctcttcaACGCCAGCACGTACCTGGCCGCTGTGCTCAACCTCACGGCCCCCACGGACTTCGTGCTGGGCGACGGGAGCCGCGGGCAGGGCCGGCACAACGCTGCACTGCGCCCGGGCTGCGACTACAcggccctgctgctcctcgcCCGCCCCACGCCGCAG GCAGAGAAGTTCACCTGTGTCTGCTACAGCTTCTCTGTTG GGCAGGAGCCATCATCCCTGCTGGACAGGAAGCTGGTGGTTATGGCATTAGCACTGACTGTTGCATTCCTGGCACTGGGGATTTTGCTACTTTTTGTAGTCTTCAG GCTAAAGCACAACAGTTCAAAAGCCTCAGTGAAGAACAGCACTATACCCCTGAGAGGATGTCAAAAAG ATATATGCAAGCCAAATACACAGATCCCAGTGGAGGAACTGCTGGAGGCTCTGAAGATGTTTAAGAGGGAAGAAATAGAGACAGAGCAGACAGATGATGAATCAGTCGACAGGCATGATGCTGGGCTCTTTAGAGAATATCAG caaTTGTCCTCCACTTTGTTGCACCCCTGCAATGCTGGGAAGGAGCTATGTAATCAAAACAAGAACCGCTACAACAGCATCATCCCAT atGATCACTGTCgtgtggtgctgcagccctctgATGCTGGGAATGAGTACATCAACGCCAGCTATGTGGAT ACCTACAGAAGTCCACACTTCTTCATTGCAGCTCAAG GCCCCTTGGCTGGGACAGTGGTGGATTTCTGGCACATGGTTTGGCAGGAGAAGACCTCAGTCATTGTGATGCTGACAGGTTTGATGGAGCAGAACAAG ATCAAGTGTGAGCAGTATTGGCCAGAGCAGGAGCGGGTCTACGGTGACTTCACTGTGACACTCAACAACACCTGGACCACCACAGGCCTTGTCAAACGCATCTTCTGCCTGCAGAAG GCAGGCTATGCTCTCCCAAGAGCAGTGGAGCAGTTTCACTACCTGCTGTGGCCAGACCATGGGGTGCCCAGAAACCCgtcccagctcctgtgcttGGTGGAGGTGGTGAACAAGAGGGTGTTGGAAGCACCTGCTGGACCCGTGCTGGTGCACTGCAG TGCAGGCATTGGGCGCACAGGTACCTTCATCGCCCTGGACTTCCTCTTGAAgatgggaagggctgagggaaaAGTGGATGTGTTTCgctgtgtgcagcagctgcGGGAGCAGCGGGTCAGCATGGTGCAGACCAAG GAGCAGTACAGCTTCCTGTACGAGGCGCTTCTCGAAGGCTTGCTCTGCGGCAACACGGGGGTCCCGGTGGAGAGCATCGCCACCCTTGTCCGCTCCCTTCGAGAAGATGAGACCTCGGGCTACAACCGTGTCCTAGAGAAGGAGTTCAAG GCCCTGCAGAGATTTTCTGAGTtgttccagctcctgccatgcagagaagcagagaaaccCAGAAACCAGCCCAAGAACCGCAAGCCAGGGATCCTGCCAG CGGATTCCTGCCGGCCCATCCTGATGTCCTCGGTGAACGCAGACGGCTCGCCAGCTTACATCAACGCCGTGTTTGCCAGC ACATACACCGAGGAGGACAGAATCATCATCACCCAGCTGCCTTTCCCTACCACGCTGGTGGATTTCTGGTCTCTGGTCTGGGATTACACTTGCACATCGGTAGTTGTGTTGAATCAACTCCAGGAGCTGGACAAG aCATACGTGCAGTTCTGGCCCACTGAGGGCGAAGATGACTACGGCCGTTTCCATGTCCAGCTGATCTCAGAGGAGCCTGGGGCTGGCTTCACAACCGGGACACTTGTCCTCAGCAACAGGCAGCAG CCCAAGAAATCTGCAGTGGAAATTCAGTTACATCAACTGACAGACTGGCCCATGCAGCAGCGTCTTCCTCCACACCCTGACACCATCATCAGGTTGCTAGGGAAGGTGGAGACACACCATCGGCAGAGCCAAGATGGACATATCCTTGTCACTTGCTG GGATGGAGCCAGCCGGAGTGGGATCTTCTGTGCTGCTAGTTTCCTGTGTGAGCAGATCCAAAGTGAGGGGATGGTGGATGTATCCCAGGCTGTGAGGATGCTGAAGAGGAGGCGGAGACAGTTCATTAAAGATGTG GAACAGTATGGGCTCTGCTATGAACTAGCCCTCAGTTACTTGAATTCATTTGAAACCTATGGGAATTTCAAGTAA